A stretch of the Lactuca sativa cultivar Salinas chromosome 9, Lsat_Salinas_v11, whole genome shotgun sequence genome encodes the following:
- the LOC111882840 gene encoding protein GOS9-like gives MYNLLLSTSFIFSFENTFRSNMAGNGVQVGPWGGKGGVNPWTFIPEGRICEIRISASGCVDSIRFTYKDRDNVKHHSETYGGDGGSPHTFTFADDENLIGISGTVGVYAGYTVITSLSFLTNKKKYGPYGTTQGTSFSLPVAKGSFGGFSGNYGDYLDSFSVILHPY, from the exons ATGTATAACTTATTACTTTCCACGAGTTTCATCTTTTCCTTTGAGAATACATTCAGATCAAACATG GCAGGCAATGGCGTACAGGTTGGACCGTGGGGAGGTAAGGGTGGAGTTAATCCCTGGACATTCATCCCTGAGGGCAGGATTTGCGAGATCCGTATCAGTGCCTCAGGGTGTGTAGATTCAATCAGGTTCACTTACAAGGATCGTGATAATGTCAaacaccattctgaaacatatggtggtgatggtggttcaCCTCATACG TTTACATTTGCTGATGATGAGAACCTCATCGGGATTAGCGGAACTGTGGGAGTATATGCCGGCTACACTGTGATTACGTCATTGTCTTTCCTAACCAACAAAAAGAAGTATGGGCCATATGGCACAACCCAGGGGACTAGTTTCTCGCTGCCAGTCGCTAAGGGTAGCTTTGGTGGATTCAGCGGAAACTACGGGGATTACCTCGACTCTTTCAGTGTCATTCTTCATCCCTATTAG